CATTCTGCAGAAGAGGCAACTCCCGATGCAGCATTCGTTTGGGAGTGTCACTGGGCGCTTGAAAAGGGACCACCTATGGGCGCCTGTGGTCCCTTTTGAAATTGGTGGTTTGGATTTGGTTAGTTTACCTGATCTATTCTTTTTCTTCGGCTGCGGAGCCGGGGGGCGCTTTGGTCCCTTTTGATTTTTTTTCACTGTTTTTCAGACGATAGCTCCGCCCTGTAATCTTCATGATCTCGGCCGATTGCAAGAAGCGATCTAAGATCGCACTGGCACTCGGAACATCGCCAATCAACTTGCCCCAGTCCTCTAGTGGACGATTCGTTGTCATGATCGTGCTGCGAACTTCATGACGACGCATGATGATTTCAAATAGATATTCACCGCTGCGTTTGGGCAGCTGCTTCATCCCCATGTCATCGATGATCAACAGATCCGGCTTCAAGTAACGAGCCAGTACCTTTTCTTCACCACCCATCGCCTCGTCATGCAAGAAGTCTCGAACAACGTCGAAGATGCTGCGATAGTAAACGATTGCACCTGAGCGAATGACGG
The nucleotide sequence above comes from Novipirellula aureliae. Encoded proteins:
- the istB gene encoding IS21-like element helper ATPase IstB yields the protein MNESLSRMLRELRLGGMAETLEVRLQEARASGLTHQEFLELVLADETLVRNDRKIDRGVRRASFRDVRRLEDFDFSFNRSIDRAKVFELASGHFLRSAKDVLLCGPPGTGKSHLAQAVGHAVIRSGAIVYYRSIFDVVRDFLHDEAMGGEEKVLARYLKPDLLIIDDMGMKQLPKRSGEYLFEIIMRRHEVRSTIMTTNRPLEDWGKLIGDVPSASAILDRFLQSAEIMKITGRSYRLKNSEKKSKGTKAPPGSAAEEKE